tgccttaaaagtacaaaacaaacaagaaaatagtttttgaaaattgTAATATAACTATCTAAGTATTTAAGCGAACTAGCATAagcataaaaaaatacaaaagaataaaaatatcatGAGATACAAGTCAACTATAATGTCCTGGTCACCCAAACACTACAAAAAATGGATATATCTACACATTGTCATCACACCAAGTAATTTGAGGGGAAAAACATACTAATATCTACTACAGAGTACTGTATAAAAATTTTACTTCAAATGTGCTTCTTCACTATCGTAATTCTATTTTGAGATGTAACCAAAATTCACATAAGACTTGTACTCTTAAAGAAATAACATATACACTGCTGAACCCAACTCTTTGGCACTCCTTAATAAGTCAAGATATAACTGAAAGGTGCAGCCTGAAGGTATTTACCTGAGGTAGCAGTTACTCATCAATTCTTAACGGCTAAACAGACAGGTTACATCACTTATAAACACAAAAAAGGATAACACTGTTATAAATGGAAATGAAAAGATCAAGCTTATGGTGACGAATAAATAAAGAATAGTTTACTGACCAAACACATAAGACATAAATACCTACTATCTGTTTCCAAATGAAAGGTTCCGACTAACACCCTCATGGCGTTTTCCAGATGAACGGTTTCAAGATCACACTTAACAGAGAATATGTGATATCAGTACTCAAATTTTGAGTTGTTAATGTTCTGAAACTTCTAATTTGGAATCGGTAAAGAAGACAATTAAGAAGTCAAGGGTTAGCTAAAAGATTTTAAGAGGAAACACGGCTAATTAAGAGTTTTCCTACACAATTCGTACAAAAACTATTGCGCTAGCATCAGATGTTAAACGTTGGACATGTGCACAAAGcatgtccagatttttgggacgTATGCTTCGCGATCCTGAGGTATGCCCATGGACGCCTTTTAAAACTGGCTTGCAATGTCTAACCTTCATGTCAACGTAAGTTCGGTGATCAACATTATTAAAAGCACACATTCCTGCATTACCAACGATTGAAATGCAGATCAACCATGAAACTTACAATTTCGAACTGTTCTCATCGCTCGTGATGATAACCCTAATATTTTCATACCTTCCAGTTCCAAGCTGTTCTACAGCTTCGTGCTTCTACTTAAGTGACTGAGAATTGCCTCCTTGTTCTACGCTGTGAAAGCTCAGAAAGTCTATTTTTATGATTGACAGGAACCACGGCAAGTGTCTTTCCATTTACAGGCGGAACTATGGCCAATGCTTTAGAATCTGGAACAGTATCATCAGCTGATTGATCAATCGGATTTGTAAGAGATGAAATCTCCAGTTTATGGTTCTTCTCATCATGCTTGTCCAACTTAGTTGCTGGAGGATCTGACAAAGGATTGGGAGGCCCCAATTCTAAGATAGGTCTCGGTGGACGCCTGAATATAAAAATGACTACTTAGACACCATCAGCGAACCATAGAATAGCCAAAACCTATTGTAACATTTCTTTCTCTATTCTTTTTGATAACTATGCAAAGCATCATTATTCAAAAGCATACAAGTACTCATCTTCCCAACAATACCTAGATAATTCTTGATCTGTAATGTATAATGCTTAAGCAGGAGTATCATCTTTAGGGATCACAATGATGGAGGACCTTTCGTGAAAACAAGGCTACAAAGTGAAGATTGCCATTCTGCGAAATACCAGCCTGCTGTAGAGTTCTATTGTCATCTCTGACCTGAGTGAACTTCTCAAAAACAAATCTAGTTGCTCCTgattgaaagaaaaagaacataCCTATTTGCTCTTAACATTTGCACATACGATCATCTTATTAGTGGTCCAGTGTTAACATAAATTGTGTATACATCGAATCCCTACAGCTAATACTAGAATTCCTAGATGCATAAAGTCCAGCAATCTTGATTAAAGATCGAAGATTTTCTAGATTTCACAATGCATCTGAGATTGACGGGAAAAAAATAGAGTGCCTGTGAAATACCTTCAGCGAACCAATTGCTTCCATTTCAGGAAACCTTAATATAAAGCTGTGGCACCTTGAAAGACTTAATGCTAAATTTTACTAGAAAGGAAAATTCGACTCCGGTCAAAAGCTTTTTCGAGAAAAAAGTGTGTCTAATCCAGAAAGAAAGAAAACGATACAAAAGTGGCAAAATGCAGCCCAAACTCAAATCTTAAGTCTCTTACCAGTAAGATACTTCTGATGATTTCTATCTGATGCTGAAACCCAACTCCTGTAGAGAAAGACAGCATACTGCTCTCAGTATGACAGCATAAACCATGAAACTTTAACAGTAAGGACGCTAATAAGGTATTGAACTTCACCTGAGATTGTGGGAGAGGTCATAATATCTCTCTTGATTCCCTTTTCAGGCGATTTTGAAATGCTTTCACTACTAGGCTCCTTGTCATATGCCACAGCAAAGCTATAGTCATCACACAGTTTCCTTCTCTTGGAAAGTTTTTCAAGTCAACGTCTTTCATTCGCACGCATGCTTTTCCTATTGCGATAAAAGGacttcatatggtgatttcagTATTATTTATAAACCAAGAAGTTATTATAGCATCAGACATTCAAATTACCCACATACAcagtggcgaagccagaaatttttccaaggatgttcagacttgaaaaaagtaaaaacaaatcccgacaaagggtgttcaatataagTTTTATACATCTAAAAtcaatattttacttatatacatAGTGTAATTTTTCGTAATATTTCGACTAAGGGTGGTCAACCCTTAACAAAAGGTGGTTTCGCCCCTGCACAGACAAACACACACACATCAATAAAATCAAAACTGAGCAAAAACAATAATACGGGCATCACTTATATGGGGAACTCGTTACATACTCATTAACGCTGTGTCCTACAGAAACAAGTAGCTCGGGTAGTCAAAAAGATAACAAGATACATTATAGACCACATATCCTGCCCTTAGGTTGTTTGGATCAACGACACAAAACCAATAATGCTAACATTAAAAGTTATATCACTTAAGCTCATTAGAACTGTTCCTACATCCCGGTAACAACGAATTGACTAACATAACCATAATCATTAGGTGAGTTTTCTAGTAGCAGATTTTCTACCAAGAAGCTTGCTTTGCACTCAAAAGACTACTATAAGATTACATCCGTCTTCGCACACGCCTAGCATTTGGATTAACAGATTCTGCTGCAGCACCATCTGCTGCCAGATCCAACCCAAAGATGCTGCTGCTAGTCCTTTTCTTGCTAGACATCACAGTCGCCTTCTCATCAACTGATGCAACTGTTTCCAGTAGCTCTGACAACAGTGACGGGCAGCTCTCTTCTAAGTGCTTAAATCCTTCTGACTGCATGACAACTGTTTAACAACAATCAGTATTTTAGCAACTTACTGAAATAATGAAGGAAACACATCTTATACAGGCTACACATACTTTAAGAGCTTGAGGCTGTCAAACGAAATTAAGCAAGAACCTGTATGGCACGGATTATAGTTCCAGTTCTAGCAGAGGAAAACAAAGGGAATTATTGTCACATGTTGAGGCTTCCAGCACTTGTAACACATTGCCCAAACCAGATTATAGGCATAACGTTAGCTAAAAACTAGCAAGCACGAGACAATCAATTAATTCAACTTTATTATTCAAATTTCAACTTGCACTATCAGCATCAAAAGCTATATGATCATAACTATAAGGTTAGCTAAAAACCAACAGCCACGAGACACAATCAAGTAATTCAACTTTATTATACAAAATTTAAAACGGGCAGACGGGAAGAAATCACCAAGGAATTTGTCTCTGTTGGGATTTGTACTCTATCCTCTCATGGTATTCATCCCACTTTAATGAGCGTTAAGCCACACCCTTGGATGTCTTCCCAGTCTTAAATCTCTCATTCCATCATTCAAACTTCAGGTATCCATCCAAACATTCTCTTTTATGGTGTCGATTGGAGAAGTGTAGCAGGAATATTTCTACTCTGCAAGTTTCTGGGAACTTTACCTCAGAAACTTAACTTTTtaataatacaaaatattttctctaaaaataGTACTACACACAATATCAAACTATCATTTTCCATGATTCCTGTGTCACTTGTATCAGGAATCTTCATCTTAAAAAAACATGAAGCCAGACACTCAATATTGTACATGGAAAAAAGTTACATGCATCTACAAGGTCAGACAAAATTTTCGGCCTTTTTCCCTACTAGGAGTTGTTAAAAGAAGAATAAGCATATGTTGGTTGGACAAGGAAAGGAGAAACACTCACGCTTAGTTTTGAAACAAGTGTGCCCCCCTGCTAAAGAAGATTGATGCAAAGGTTAGATCTCATCATCTATCTATCTGCAACTGCCAACTAGTACCATTGGGTCTAGAAAACCCCATCTAGGTTAGATTTAGTAGAGGTGAATTGTGGACGTCCACCCCCTGAAGCACCTGCAAACATGCATCTCTGACGAGCTAGCTTCTTGCACGTACAGGACCCGACCACATTAACTAACGACAAACTTAGAGAACGAGCTAAACAAGGCCAGCAGATTGATAAAATTCAATGTAACTTGTAGTTGTTGGCTATCAGAACTTGGAGGTTCCTTTAGAAAATGCAACTGCAAATCTTACAGATACATCCTTTTCAAAGATACTAACTCCATTAGCCAAAACCACTAACATATTCTTTCAAGAATTTAAGCAATGTGTCCGCCAAAGCCTAGGAGCCTAGCCAACTGGCAGTACTGACATTCAACAATCCTCCACCAAGAGCTCCAAAACATTTTAAAGAAGTTCTAAAGGAGATCTCGTTATTATATTCCCATGGTTACCCATTTTGCTAGATTCCTCACAACCGATTCCCGAACTTAACACCAAAAATAATCTATTGGAAGCCAAAATCACCTTTTTATACAAAAACAAGGTCCATCAGCAAGATTTCAACAGAGATTTTTTCTGAAAATAGTGTTCAGCAGAGAATTTTCAGAACCTAAGCATATCCATAAGTCATTTAGCAAAAGGAGTTCAAGGGACTATTGCTCTGGTCTACGGATACCAACTCTTTACTTGGCTTATCATTTGAACTGGACTACATTGAAGTATGGGACAAATGCACTGGAAATGAATAATCAGAGACAAAAACATGTCTGCAGATAAACAGACATTGAAAAACTAGAAATGACATAACCTGAAACACTGCACTGCTCACATCTACGGACTACACGCACCTCCCAAGTTTGTTGCTGCAAATTTCAAACATATGGCTTTAAGCTGTAGGCATTGATGCTGCTCCGAAAGGGAAAGAGTCGTAGCCACTGTATCCACATTCACTTCTTCACATAATTTAGCCTCGCATAACTGTTTCAACCTATCTAAACCAAAGCGGTCCGCTGCAGCCAATATATGCTGCATCATTATTGTAGATGTTCGTGTTGAAGTAGAGCCAGCAATTTCAAGCAAATCCGGAAGCTCATCAGAGTAAATGAAATGGAGCATAGCCTACAAAACAAACAGATGTACACAATCATCCCAACTATTAGAAAAAGCCCTAAGGTTGGCACAAGATACGCATGTGCATTACAAAATGGTAATGAACAACTTTTATTGAAAGAAACTCGATTTGGGAAAAGTGAGGTGGAAACACCATGACTATAAGGGATGGAATTGCTTAGCTAACTGCTATTTTCTTTCAATATATCCTCTTAGCGATAGAAAGAATAATGGAGGACATCATTCTGTCAGCTTAGGTAGTTCTTAGATATAAATTCCAGAAAACCATCTAAACTTAGTATTATCATGAGGTTCCAATTTATATTGAAAATTGGCTATCTTTCAAAATAATCACATTTTGTAGactctctactttttggtatagCTCTTGTATGTAGGATTGTTTTTTCCATCACCAATAAAATTATTCTGCTTATAGaaaaaatttagttagttttaccAAATACTGTAACGTTCAAAGATGTTTAATGCACAGAACATTAGCCATAAGAATCATTTAAGCCTAAGTATAACAATGCTAACTAAGAAAGGAATGTCTAATAAAGAGCAGTGAAATATATTCCATTTACACCTTTAACATACAAAATGAATCTGGAATGTCCATGAGAGTTCTCATATCCCCTCAATTATCTATTTTCACCCTagctttcttttttattttcttttaatggcAGAAATCATTATATCAATGCAAGAACCTATTGTGAACAAAAAAAGCAAGAACTTATTACCTTGAAAATTGAGGGCTCAATATCCTCAAGTTCTACTTTGTCTGAATTAGGATTCCCCACAAGCCCAAAGAATTGGGCTCTAAACACAGGAGAACGAGCAGCTAGTATCAACTTATGAGCCTTAAAAGTCTCTTCGCCAACACGGAAATCAATATCACAACCAAGTTCAGCATCCAGCACATATTTGAGACTTTGGCCCATGTCTGATGGAGGAACAGAAACACTATAATCTTTGGGTCCTTCGACACGAGTTCTCACAACTCCAACAGTACAGCGCATAGACAGGCAATCATCCTTCAGGTAGTCAGAGGTTTCCAAAACTGATCTTCTGAAAAATCGTTTGTAACCCCTGTACGTACAGGCAAGAAATTCCATTAATGCGAGTAAGAGAGAAAGTTTTCAATGTGCTTAAATACCATGGAATCAAAAAGGTAGTGTAGTGACCCAACTAAACAATTGGTGAATTATCTTGAGCTTTAACAAAGATACTCTTGTTATGAATGGCAATCATAATATATCAAATCTGTTATCATTTTTcattacaaaaattattttattccatTAATATAAGATTTACAAAATAGTAACAAAATGAACTGTGGTTTCATCAACTGATCATTCATATGGAAACTTCACGAGAGAACTGAAAATGGAACATACAAACACCATTCAAAGTGGTAAAAAGAAAAGGTTGAGTCCTCAAATGGCTGAGCCAGGGGTCAAATCATGAGGCTGACTCAGATTTCAGTAAGTCAATTTTCTAAAAAACTAAAGTTAATGATTGATTTGCAATCATTTAGAGTTTCCCGGAGACAAAGTTAGACGTACCCCCGCAACCAAGGTTTGGTTCTTTTCtacctttctttttcttcaatcttATAAGTATCAGTGGCGTCAGAATCAACTTGTGGACACCTTGACTATTCCACCATATACTTATTAGTCTATTACCTCCCACTAGTACGGTTACGAAGTAACTCTGCAAATAGGAAGATTTCAGTATTCTGAATTACTCCAACTCTTCAACCACTAGGCCACCTCAACAACCAAGGTCAAAGGCTAGTGCGAGGTCGGGGGAAGGGCCGGAGCAGATTGGGTCTTATATATACAGGCTCAAAGACTGTTTCCGCAGCTTGAACCTGTGACCTCCTACCTCATGGTCACAACAATGAGAGAAATAAGAAAAATGCAACAAGGGTAGGCAAAAGCACTCCTATTTCCAGTATATCGACAAACTTGGAATATGCAAAATCCCAATTACACGCAACATAAACCCTAAGAAAACATAAAAACCTAAACCATTTGGCCACGAATCTTGCTAATTTAATAGTGTCATTACACAAGCTAGCAAATGAATAAATTTGCAGACATACCACATGCTTCCTCTATATTTCAAAGAATATGGGCCGCTCTCGAGCGCCCGATCAAAATGGCTATGAACTTTGTGCTTCCCATTCCCGCTCTGATCCAATAGAGTCAGCTCAAACAGTGCCCTGACATCAGTGCCCTCACTAGCAAGGGCGATGAAAACAGAGACATACGTGGAAGAATCCTCAATATTCTTACCATCAGGGTAGAAATAAACGGCCCAATCATAACCGCCCACTGTAAATGTGTAGCTAGTTATGTACTTCCCGGGACCCATACCTTTAGCGAGGGAGTAACCCCTGATGGTGAAATGGTGGGACCCATTCACCGTCTCGTTTATCGACTTAGAACAGGAATCAGAATCATCCCCCCCACCGCGGTCCTCGTAATCCACGATCATTTCATGGGAATGAATGAAGGTGAAGAAAAAGAATACAaacagaaaccctagaaatgGGGAATTGAATTTCGCAGGGATAAAAGTTGAGGTGCGAAAGGGAATGGGAAATTGATACTTATGAAGCAAAATTGGAAGGAAATTGAGGGAAGGAAATTAAGGTTCGAGCAGGTGTTTGGGTAGCTGCGGAAACTGCAGAAAGCTGAGGAGCGAACGGCAGGAAATTGTAGTGGTTGGGGAGGGGGGGATAGAAAGAGGTGGATTTGATGTAATGGATTTATGGCTTTGGAATTGAGATTTTACGAATGTTAAGAAAACGTCATTTTATTGGCTGCGACTTGTCAAAATCTGGTggcgctcttttctttcttttccttactttttctttttctttttctttttcttttgttcggGGCTCTTTTAGTTACTCCCAGGGTGGGAAATGGGCTGTTTGATTGTATTTTGGACTAGTGGGTTGACTCATTAAATGAGTCATTATCCAACCCCGCCCAAAGTTTACTTGGGTTAAAATAGGCTGGATCAAGATGGACTGACTCATTTAATGAGTCATCCCGCCTAAATTGACTTAAATCTTTATAATATTCTCAACTTTTAAACaaacatatataaaaattatctaatattttgaaataaatgtcaATTCGTGCCAAAtgatttctttcctcaatttagatatataattttatttaatagATCTTTATCTTATAATACTAACAAAGATCAGAACCTCCCACCACCCCAACCTCCAATCCCAccataaatattaatattatttagaGTACTTTCTTTTAACGTTATAGATagagtttttttttcatttcaacaaaatgaatattttctttttatgatgtaaaaaaagtattttttttttatttcaataaaataagtACTATCTTTTCATGTtctagaaaaagtattttcttttgtttcaacAAAAAAGAGTACTTTTgtttcatgatatagaaaaattatttttttttttcacaaaataaatattttcttttcctgttgtagaaaaaaatattttcttttaatgttgcagataaagtattttctttttcatttcaacaaaaaccaaaaaaattattttgtaatgcagaaaaagtattttctttcatttcaataaaataagtactttcttttcatgatgtagaaaaaaaaatttcttttgttttaaaaaaagattactttcttttttatgatgtaaaaaaattattttcttttttacaaaatgagtattttgttttcatattgtagaaaaagtattttcttttgtttcaacaaaaagagtactttcttttcatgatatagaaaaaatattttctttttcataaaatgagtactttcttttcatgatgatgtagaaaaaatattttcttttaatgctTTAGGTAGagcattttctttttcattttaacaaaataaaaattttctttctatgatgtagaaaaagtattttcgtttatttcaataaaataaatactttctttttctaatgtagaaaaaatattttctttttcataaaatgagtattttttttcatgttgtagaaaaaatattttcttttgttttaacaaaaagatactttcttttcatgaatatataaaaagtattttctttttcacaaaatgtgtactttattttcctgttatagaaaaagtattttcttttatttcaataaaaagaatattttcttttcatgttgtaaaaaaaagtattttctttcattttaataaaacgagtactttcttttattttattgtgATACCTAAAAGAATAGCTCAATAACGTCCTTTATTTTATTGATATagattttatttgttatttttttgttgtGATAATGTGTTTCACTTTACTTTAGATTTTTTTCATGTTTGATGATTATTTTTGCCAACAACAGTTAATTAAATAAATCATTCGAtatcatgaaaataaagtacttattttgttgaaatgaaagaaaatactttttctacgtcatgaaaggaaaatattttttttacatcgTGAAAAAAAAGtactctaaaaaatattttcatatatttaGGGTGAGGGGTCAGTGGTAGGGGTGGGGTTGGGGTTGGGTTTAGGTGGTGCGTGGGTGAGAGTTAGGGGTGAGGTAGGGGTTGGGTGGGGTAGGGGTGGTGGGTGTGGTGGCAGGGGTTGGTGGAGATGGGAaatgttgaaaaagagttttgaaaaatattttccttcaattggagaaaaacGAATttataaagaaattatttttcaaacttttaaaccaaccaaatatgaaaatattagaaaatatttttcaaaatatggGTCAAGGTAGAACTCTAAGATTGAGCATTTCTAGGGCCAAGGTGGGCATCATCACGGGTCCAGTTGGGCTGATGATTTTTGATAGGCTAACTTGGGCTAGCCCAAAATAACCCATTTTTAAAATTTATCTAGCCCAAACCCATCAAAGCTTGGGTGGGTCAAATGGGTTTGGGTTAGTTTTGCCACCCCTAGTTACTCACTCCCTCCCTACGTGGAGTTCGGGGCTCTTgatttttttgtctattttttatATACACTTTGAATTATTAACTAATACGActtataatatttttcatgtagtttttaaatatataaattttattttaaaaaacttaaaaaatttatATCCTAATTCAGATTaaaattaagaagtttgaccCTCAAAATGCGACTTTTCTCACATAAATTGTcgcgacccaaaattcattaaaggtcgtgatgacgcctaacaccgTTGTCATGCAAGCCAGTCATAATTAgttaatttaattactcattttagtatttttgaatcgagattttcttcaattaaatagtaaagatagaactcatagaataagtgataaatattttagcaacaaaatTACTAAACAAGCCATaaccactcccaaaatccggtgtcacaagtgcatgagtattcactagggagtaaaataaaatacagcatctgtccggaatacaatttAAACAGGAaagatataaataactctgaaggagactctgctggttgcggatcgtaatatagaatgcagctcacctaaatccccGCATTAAccacgcctctgcgcccacaatgccgctagacatatatgtacctgcacacaAACAAATATgcagtaagtgtagtatgagtacgtaaacaacgtgtacctagtaagtatcatgcctaatctcgaagaagtaataacgagaggtcgactttgatacTCACaaagggtcaataatattaaaatagaaatatttaaatcggcATGATAtataggaataacaataattttctttaaccatcagaaataattaattctttcaattttaatttatcaattagcttcacaagctgcaatagaatatcaaggtatcgtgtaattattattattaggcacgatgcctgccgaggtcgttcggcccgatccagagtatcgtgtacactgttgagggacgtgcgacacgatctatagatacatctatcctatcgaggcgttcggcccgctccacaagaaaggaggacattttcttatgaacctccggaaaGAGAAGTCATTATTATAGGGCTAACACATAAGGAtttacaatttctattaacatttgaataattttgtacaaaaattcaagtatataaAATTTAGCCTTTTACTATCttttctaacaattcacaatataattccagtactttaattaaataaaagatgcaattatcacaagaaattcatgatttgagtcctaagcTACCcagacatagcataattagtagctacgcacggactctcgtcacctcgtgcgtacgtagcccccacaattagcaataattattattttaaatcacctatggggtaaattccctcttacaaggttaaacaagagacttaccttgtctgaAAGCCCACTTTTCGATCACAATGTCGTgtaaaaattctcaattcggtgccgaaaaatccgaaactatcaaaaggttatataaaataattaatacatgttcaataattcgaaattagactattaaatagattaccctatccaaaatggtaaaatttataaaattcactCCGGGCCCACGTTCCCAGATTTCGAAAATCTTCGGAGgaaaacattacccataatctcaagaactcaaatatacaatttccatccaattccataaccattttcgtggttaaaatctcatttttataaaaatctaggtttttcatctatacCCTTGATTTCCAaaatttacaggttataatctatccataatctatgtatttaactcaaagtgtgtatgattaacttaccttcaagttgctagttgaaatcccctctcaaaaagctccaaaatcgcccaagaatggagaaaatgagctcaaaatacgCAACTTGGAGGTTCTGCCTTTTGTGATTTTTGCGCACGTGCAGAAAAACCCTCGCACGTGCGAGATTTTCCTCT
This DNA window, taken from Nicotiana tabacum cultivar K326 chromosome 4, ASM71507v2, whole genome shotgun sequence, encodes the following:
- the LOC107766481 gene encoding BTB/POZ and MATH domain-containing protein 3 isoform X1, whose product is MIVDYEDRGGGDDSDSCSKSINETVNGSHHFTIRGYSLAKGMGPGKYITSYTFTVGGYDWAVYFYPDGKNIEDSSTYVSVFIALASEGTDVRALFELTLLDQSGNGKHKVHSHFDRALESGPYSLKYRGSMWGYKRFFRRSVLETSDYLKDDCLSMRCTVGVVRTRVEGPKDYSVSVPPSDMGQSLKYVLDAELGCDIDFRVGEETFKAHKLILAARSPVFRAQFFGLVGNPNSDKVELEDIEPSIFKAMLHFIYSDELPDLLEIAGSTSTRTSTIMMQHILAAADRFGLDRLKQLCEAKLCEEVNVDTVATTLSLSEQHQCLQLKAICLKFAATNLGVVMQSEGFKHLEESCPSLLSELLETVASVDEKATVMSSKKRTSSSIFGLDLAADGAAAESVNPNARRVRRRM
- the LOC107766481 gene encoding BTB/POZ and MATH domain-containing protein 3 isoform X2, with amino-acid sequence MIVDYEDRGGGDDSDSCSKSINETVNGSHHFTIRGYSLAKGMGPGKYITSYTFTVGGYDWAVYFYPDGKNIEDSSTYVSVFIALASEGTDVRALFELTLLDQSGNGKHKVHSHFDRALESGPYSLKYRGSMWGYKRFFRRSVLETSDYLKDDCLSMRCTVGVVRTRVEGPKDYSVSVPPSDMGQSLKYVLDAELGCDIDFRVGEETFKAHKLILAARSPVFRAQFFGLVGNPNSDKVELEDIEPSIFKAMLHFIYSDELPDLLEIAGSTSTRTSTIMMQHILAAADRFGLDRLKQLCEAKLCEEVNVDTVATTLSLSEQHQCLQLKAICLKFAATNLGGACSP